In a single window of the Caproicibacterium sp. BJN0003 genome:
- a CDS encoding FadR/GntR family transcriptional regulator, which yields MKQGTPPLSAAVQKQIIDMILKNDMKPGDRLPTESELCRRLNVGRGTVREAVKALISQNVLVVRQGSGTFISPRQGVSSDPLGLTFLKHDQQLALDLLDVRLMLEPDIAELAAIRATARELRIIEQQCDTVQELIEKEEPYQQADVEFHRRIAQASHNQVVSTLVPVIHSSATLNIDLTKNSLKGDTIRYHRALVNAISRHDPYGARYAMILHLATNRQYLFPNEPTP from the coding sequence TTGAAACAGGGAACCCCACCGCTTAGTGCGGCTGTGCAAAAACAAATCATTGATATGATTCTAAAAAATGATATGAAACCTGGCGACCGTCTGCCAACCGAATCAGAGCTTTGCCGTAGACTTAACGTTGGCCGCGGCACTGTTCGTGAGGCGGTAAAAGCGCTGATCTCCCAAAACGTTTTAGTCGTTCGGCAAGGATCCGGTACATTTATCTCACCCCGGCAGGGAGTCTCAAGTGATCCTCTCGGGCTTACTTTTTTAAAACACGATCAGCAGCTCGCTTTGGATCTTTTAGATGTCCGTCTGATGTTGGAACCAGACATTGCTGAACTTGCGGCAATCCGTGCCACAGCCCGGGAACTGCGGATAATTGAACAGCAATGCGATACGGTACAGGAACTGATCGAAAAAGAAGAACCATATCAGCAGGCCGACGTGGAATTTCATCGGCGAATTGCCCAGGCCAGCCATAATCAAGTAGTCAGTACATTGGTCCCGGTGATTCATTCGTCAGCAACTCTAAACATCGATTTAACAAAAAACAGTCTCAAAGGCGATACGATTCGGTACCATCGAGCGCTGGTAAACGCAATTTCTCGCCACGACCCTTACGGTGCCCGTTATGCTATGATTTTACATCTAGCGACAAATCGTCAATATCTATTTCCAAACGAGCCAACCCCCTAA
- a CDS encoding VOC family protein — MEAKDFNFEMAHIGINQGNAEEAKKTAALLNALFGFPTRETDGSIFVNEQFEVMKSPFLGKLGHIAIRTDDPEKARKYLEEKGIKFNESSANYGPDGKLNTIYFAEDIAGFAFHLVRRK; from the coding sequence ATGGAAGCGAAAGATTTCAATTTCGAAATGGCACATATCGGCATCAATCAGGGAAATGCCGAAGAAGCCAAAAAAACAGCTGCTCTTTTAAACGCTCTTTTTGGATTTCCCACAAGGGAAACAGACGGCTCTATCTTTGTTAACGAGCAGTTTGAAGTGATGAAGTCCCCCTTCCTCGGGAAGCTTGGACACATCGCGATCCGCACGGATGACCCGGAAAAAGCGCGCAAGTATCTCGAAGAAAAGGGCATCAAATTTAACGAAAGCTCCGCGAACTACGGCCCCGACGGCAAACTCAATACCATCTATTTTGCAGAGGATATTGCCGGATTTGCCTTCCACCTTGTTCGCAGAAAATAA
- the kduI gene encoding 5-dehydro-4-deoxy-D-glucuronate isomerase produces the protein MDIRYSTNPRDVKRYTTDELRNEFLIQNLYVPDQVTATYSHVDRMVVLGIYPVNQKVSIDQGIDIWKNFGTHYFLERREAGVFNLGGKGSITADGKSYPMGFEDCLYITMGTKEVTFQSADPKDPARFYLVSAPAHKPCKTTFISFDQANKRPCGSEETANKRVINQFIHPDVLETCQLSMGLTQLAPGSVWNTMPAHTHERRMEVYTYFNIPKDNVVFHMMGQPQETRHIVMQNYDAVISPAWSIHAGCGTSNYTFIWAMGGENKAFDDMDDIAIPDMR, from the coding sequence ATGGATATTCGTTACAGCACAAATCCGCGCGACGTCAAACGCTATACAACCGACGAGCTGCGGAATGAATTTTTGATTCAAAATCTTTATGTTCCAGATCAGGTTACCGCTACTTATTCCCATGTTGACCGCATGGTCGTCCTCGGGATCTACCCTGTCAATCAGAAAGTCTCCATTGATCAGGGCATCGATATTTGGAAAAATTTCGGCACCCATTATTTTCTGGAGCGCCGTGAAGCCGGTGTCTTTAATTTGGGCGGTAAAGGCTCGATCACTGCCGACGGCAAAAGCTATCCCATGGGATTTGAGGACTGCCTCTACATTACCATGGGAACAAAAGAAGTCACCTTCCAGAGCGCTGATCCGAAAGATCCCGCAAGATTTTATCTGGTTTCCGCTCCGGCACATAAACCCTGCAAAACAACTTTTATTTCTTTTGACCAAGCAAACAAGCGCCCCTGCGGCAGTGAAGAAACTGCAAACAAGCGCGTCATCAATCAGTTTATTCATCCGGATGTTCTGGAAACCTGTCAGCTTTCCATGGGTCTTACCCAGTTAGCGCCCGGCAGCGTCTGGAACACCATGCCCGCCCATACTCATGAGCGCCGCATGGAGGTTTATACCTACTTTAACATTCCAAAAGACAACGTCGTTTTTCACATGATGGGACAGCCGCAGGAAACCCGCCATATCGTCATGCAGAATTATGATGCTGTGATCTCTCCCGCATGGTCGATTCACGCTGGCTGTGGAACCTCTAATTATACCTTTATTTGGGCAATGGGCGGCGAAAACAAAGCGTTCGATGATATGGATGATATTGCGATTCCAGATATGCGATAA
- a CDS encoding SDR family oxidoreductase: MKNMFDLSGKTALVTGGTRGLGRGMAEGLAEAGAKVVIVGSSAGVLKTAEELRAKGLDVAGIRADLGERDKIPAMFQEALKMLGGKIDILLNDAGVQRRNHCEDFTLEDWDTVINVNLNAVFVLCQLSGREMLKQGSGKIINMASMLSFFGGFTVPAYAASKGAVAQLTKALSNEWAGKNIQVNAIAPGYMATEMNTALINDNGRNTEILARIPAGRWGTPEDMKGLAVFLASDASNYISGAVIPLDGGYLAK, encoded by the coding sequence ATGAAAAATATGTTTGATTTGAGCGGAAAAACCGCTCTGGTTACCGGTGGTACCAGGGGATTGGGCCGCGGCATGGCAGAAGGTCTTGCCGAAGCAGGCGCAAAAGTCGTAATTGTCGGTTCTTCCGCAGGTGTTTTGAAAACTGCCGAAGAACTGCGTGCAAAAGGGCTTGACGTTGCAGGAATCCGTGCAGATTTAGGGGAGCGCGACAAAATTCCCGCTATGTTTCAGGAAGCATTAAAAATGCTTGGCGGTAAAATTGATATTCTTTTAAACGACGCCGGTGTTCAGCGCAGAAATCACTGTGAAGACTTTACCCTGGAAGATTGGGATACCGTTATTAATGTGAACTTGAACGCTGTTTTTGTGCTCTGTCAGCTCTCAGGACGTGAAATGCTCAAACAAGGCAGCGGAAAAATTATTAACATGGCTTCCATGCTGAGTTTCTTCGGTGGATTTACCGTCCCGGCCTACGCTGCCAGCAAGGGTGCTGTTGCTCAGCTGACAAAAGCACTCTCCAATGAATGGGCAGGCAAAAATATTCAGGTGAATGCCATTGCTCCCGGTTATATGGCAACCGAGATGAATACTGCCCTCATTAATGACAATGGCCGCAATACTGAAATTTTGGCCCGAATTCCAGCCGGTCGCTGGGGCACCCCTGAAGATATGAAGGGCCTTGCGGTATTTTTAGCAAGCGACGCCTCCAATTATATAAGCGGCGCCGTGATTCCGCTGGACGGCGGCTATTTGGCAAAATAA
- a CDS encoding TRAP transporter large permease has protein sequence MNSATLAALIMVVGIVITLCLGFPIGLSIGISSAAAIMVILPFDKAMITASQRMFTGANSFSLLAIPFFVLAGNIMNNGGIAKRLIGCAKLIAHRLPGSLAQTNIVANMLFGAISGSGVAAASAMGSILGPMEEKEGYSKEFSAAVNIASGPTGMMIPPSNIMIVYSTVAGSVSIAALFMAGYIPGILWGVACMVLTGFMAKKRGYIDTERYNVKEVLKTLWQGIPSLLLIVIVIGGILGGVFTATEGSAIAVVYSLILSFIYRNLKIRDLPKILLDSVKTTAIVEFLVCVSSIMSWVMSFTKIPQMIAHGLLGISNNPVVILLIMNFILLIVGTFMDPTPAVLIFTPIFLPIVQGWGMSVVHFGLMMVMNLCVGTITPPVGAILFAGCKIGNVKIEQVIRLLLPFFAVVVITLMMVTFIPGLSLTIPSALGLIA, from the coding sequence ATGAACAGCGCTACACTTGCCGCATTGATTATGGTCGTCGGCATTGTTATCACCCTTTGTCTCGGCTTCCCGATTGGTCTTTCCATCGGAATTAGTTCCGCCGCTGCCATCATGGTGATTCTTCCTTTTGATAAGGCAATGATTACCGCTTCACAGCGAATGTTTACCGGCGCCAATTCATTCTCTTTGCTCGCCATTCCATTCTTTGTCTTAGCGGGCAATATCATGAATAACGGCGGTATCGCCAAGCGACTAATCGGCTGTGCAAAGTTAATTGCGCATCGTCTGCCCGGCAGCCTTGCACAGACAAACATCGTCGCAAATATGCTCTTCGGCGCAATTTCAGGTTCCGGCGTTGCTGCTGCTTCCGCTATGGGCTCTATTCTCGGCCCAATGGAAGAAAAAGAAGGCTATTCCAAAGAATTCTCCGCAGCCGTTAACATTGCTTCCGGCCCTACGGGCATGATGATCCCTCCAAGCAATATCATGATCGTTTATTCCACAGTTGCCGGTTCCGTTTCCATCGCTGCCCTCTTTATGGCAGGTTATATTCCTGGTATTCTCTGGGGCGTTGCTTGTATGGTTCTTACCGGATTTATGGCCAAAAAGCGCGGTTATATCGATACGGAACGTTACAATGTTAAAGAAGTTCTCAAAACTCTCTGGCAGGGCATCCCAAGTTTGCTTCTGATTGTTATCGTCATCGGCGGTATCCTCGGCGGTGTATTCACCGCAACCGAAGGTTCTGCAATCGCCGTTGTCTATTCTTTAATTCTGAGCTTTATCTATCGTAACCTGAAAATTCGTGATCTTCCCAAAATTCTGCTTGATTCTGTTAAAACTACCGCAATCGTAGAATTTTTGGTCTGCGTTTCCTCCATTATGTCATGGGTTATGTCCTTCACCAAGATTCCGCAGATGATCGCACATGGACTTTTAGGAATCAGCAACAATCCGGTCGTCATTCTGCTTATCATGAACTTCATCCTTCTGATTGTCGGTACTTTCATGGATCCGACCCCGGCAGTCCTGATCTTTACCCCGATCTTCCTCCCAATCGTACAGGGCTGGGGCATGAGTGTCGTTCATTTCGGACTGATGATGGTTATGAACCTTTGTGTCGGCACGATCACTCCTCCGGTCGGTGCAATCCTATTCGCAGGCTGCAAGATCGGCAATGTCAAGATCGAACAGGTTATCCGTCTGCTGCTGCCGTTCTTCGCGGTCGTGGTGATCACGCTGATGATGGTCACCTTCATTCCGGGATTATCTCTGACAATCCCCTCTGCACTTGGTCTGATCGCGTAA
- a CDS encoding TRAP transporter substrate-binding protein has translation MFKRKSILALALAAGMTFSLAGCGGSSSSSSAAASGTASKAAATSSSASGAATGTKVGKTVLKCSFNQSADNPEAKTVVEMSDKLYDATDGRYSIEVYPNELLGSQKDSLELVENGAIDMAIVANSMVENVNPDFAVIGCPYMFDSIDHQKKLFQSGALDDLYATTESAGFDVLAAYSLGARCIYTKSAPVKTPADLSGKKIRVMQSDTMVQMLKYMGGVGTPMSQGDVYSAIQAGTLDGAENNIITYVDLKQYEVAPFFSETNHLMIPDELIISSSLFKGMSEDDAKALKKVANESVDTMFNLSAKLRDEYLTKCKNELGVTITTVDIKPFQDAMKPLIDSVSNRSDMTKSIYQEIQKLK, from the coding sequence ATGTTCAAAAGAAAATCGATCCTTGCTCTTGCGTTGGCAGCAGGCATGACATTTAGTCTTGCAGGCTGCGGCGGAAGCTCCAGCAGTTCTTCTGCAGCAGCTTCCGGTACCGCTTCCAAAGCGGCTGCTACTTCATCCAGTGCTTCCGGCGCTGCGACCGGCACGAAGGTCGGAAAAACCGTCCTCAAGTGTTCTTTCAATCAGTCAGCTGATAACCCGGAGGCTAAGACTGTTGTTGAGATGAGCGATAAGCTTTATGATGCAACTGATGGCCGTTATTCCATTGAAGTTTATCCGAATGAACTGCTCGGCAGCCAGAAGGATTCTTTGGAACTAGTCGAAAATGGTGCAATCGATATGGCAATTGTCGCAAACTCCATGGTAGAAAATGTAAACCCTGACTTTGCGGTTATCGGCTGCCCTTACATGTTCGATTCTATCGATCATCAGAAGAAACTGTTCCAGTCTGGCGCACTTGATGATTTGTATGCAACAACTGAGAGTGCAGGATTTGATGTTCTTGCAGCTTATAGCCTTGGAGCTCGCTGCATCTACACAAAGAGTGCTCCGGTAAAAACCCCAGCTGATCTCTCCGGTAAAAAGATTCGTGTTATGCAGTCCGATACCATGGTTCAGATGCTCAAATACATGGGCGGCGTAGGAACCCCGATGAGCCAGGGCGATGTTTACTCTGCAATTCAGGCAGGTACTCTGGACGGCGCTGAGAACAATATCATTACTTATGTTGATTTGAAACAATACGAAGTTGCTCCCTTTTTCTCCGAGACAAATCATCTGATGATCCCTGATGAACTGATTATCAGCTCCAGCCTCTTTAAGGGCATGTCCGAAGATGATGCAAAGGCTCTGAAGAAAGTTGCTAACGAATCCGTTGATACGATGTTCAACCTTTCTGCGAAACTCCGCGATGAGTATCTCACAAAGTGCAAGAATGAACTCGGTGTCACCATCACCACCGTTGATATTAAACCTTTCCAGGATGCTATGAAGCCCCTGATCGACAGTGTTTCCAACCGCAGTGATATGACAAAATCTATCTATCAAGAAATTCAGAAGCTGAAATAA
- a CDS encoding C-terminal binding protein translates to MEQNPKIIICDCDHNNIDMEKSVFDKAGCGFKWLHCHTEDEVIKECQGAVCFLNQYAPMNEKVFKGVPSLKMIVRYGVGVDNVNLEDADKYGVQICNVPDYGMNEVADHALTLMLACVRKAWLLGNRTKEGAWNYAESIPVHRLSTLTVGIVGTGRIGSEFAKRVKALGCKIIAFDPDYKSPSRHFPQDITYCASLDELLKQSDVISMHCSLNAGNHHMMNKEAFAKMKDGSYFINVSRGGLVDEDALDEALTSKKLSGAGIDVVNKEPLDHNSPLFKHPNLIITPHMAWYSEEAALELKRKCAEEAVRFLNGEPVRYPINHI, encoded by the coding sequence ATGGAACAAAATCCTAAAATTATCATTTGTGACTGTGATCACAACAATATCGATATGGAAAAATCCGTTTTTGATAAGGCAGGCTGCGGTTTTAAATGGCTGCACTGCCACACCGAAGACGAAGTGATTAAAGAATGTCAGGGTGCCGTATGTTTTTTAAACCAATATGCACCGATGAACGAAAAAGTTTTTAAAGGCGTTCCGTCGCTGAAAATGATTGTGCGTTACGGCGTTGGCGTCGATAATGTCAATTTGGAAGATGCCGACAAATACGGTGTTCAAATCTGCAACGTGCCGGATTACGGTATGAACGAGGTCGCCGACCACGCATTGACTTTGATGCTCGCCTGTGTGCGCAAAGCATGGCTTCTCGGCAACCGTACTAAGGAGGGTGCCTGGAATTATGCAGAGTCCATTCCGGTTCACCGTCTCTCAACGTTAACAGTTGGCATCGTCGGCACCGGCCGGATCGGCTCTGAATTTGCCAAACGAGTAAAAGCTCTGGGCTGCAAGATCATTGCATTTGACCCTGATTATAAGAGCCCCAGCCGTCATTTTCCGCAGGATATTACCTACTGTGCTTCTCTTGATGAACTCTTAAAACAGTCTGATGTCATCTCGATGCACTGCTCGTTAAATGCTGGAAATCACCATATGATGAACAAAGAAGCATTTGCGAAAATGAAAGATGGTTCCTATTTTATCAATGTTTCCCGCGGAGGGCTTGTGGATGAAGATGCGTTGGACGAAGCGCTCACTTCCAAAAAGCTCTCAGGCGCCGGAATCGACGTTGTCAATAAAGAACCACTCGATCACAATAGCCCGCTCTTTAAACATCCGAATCTGATCATTACTCCCCATATGGCTTGGTATTCAGAAGAGGCTGCTCTGGAGCTTAAACGCAAATGTGCCGAAGAGGCCGTTCGCTTCTTAAACGGAGAGCCGGTTCGTTATCCAATCAATCACATTTAA
- a CDS encoding zinc-dependent alcohol dehydrogenase: MKAIVYEGANTISVRDVPKPQPREGWALIKVSHAGICGTDQNIYHGTHPRAKAPLIMGHEFSGTLESDDVPGIKKGTRVTVYPLLSCGKCEPCKTGNMHVCNTLGLVGIDCDGGFAEYVEAPKESIIPLSDKVSNKMGAFVEPVAVCVHALRERDFRPGDNALVFGCGTIGLATAMTLRVFGASSILMMETDSLRAEYARSMGFEVVDPTKLPKDMEAYCKDRTDGNGFDWVIDCAGVQPVASLLLDAVKVRGTILIIAAYAKPATLPLIKGMFKETNIQFTRVYRKKDFAIAAKIVAEDPGFEKIITHVLPVSEAQKGFDLVTTKGSGAIKVMFCFD; encoded by the coding sequence ATGAAAGCAATCGTTTATGAAGGGGCCAATACCATTAGTGTCCGAGATGTACCAAAACCTCAGCCCCGCGAAGGTTGGGCACTTATAAAAGTTTCGCATGCAGGAATCTGCGGCACCGATCAAAATATTTATCACGGCACCCATCCCCGTGCAAAAGCACCGCTGATTATGGGTCACGAATTTTCCGGCACGCTCGAAAGCGACGACGTACCCGGAATCAAAAAAGGAACACGGGTCACCGTTTATCCGCTGCTTTCCTGTGGCAAATGTGAACCCTGCAAAACCGGCAATATGCACGTCTGCAACACGCTGGGACTTGTTGGGATCGACTGTGACGGCGGTTTCGCCGAATACGTAGAAGCTCCGAAAGAAAGTATCATTCCTCTTTCCGATAAAGTCTCCAATAAGATGGGCGCTTTTGTGGAGCCGGTCGCTGTCTGTGTTCATGCTTTGCGGGAACGCGATTTCCGCCCCGGAGATAACGCTCTCGTCTTTGGCTGCGGCACCATCGGTCTTGCTACTGCGATGACCCTGCGCGTTTTCGGTGCCTCTTCCATTCTGATGATGGAGACCGATTCTCTGCGTGCTGAGTACGCCCGTTCCATGGGATTTGAAGTGGTCGATCCCACAAAGCTTCCGAAAGATATGGAAGCTTACTGTAAAGACCGCACCGATGGAAACGGTTTTGACTGGGTAATCGACTGTGCAGGCGTGCAGCCGGTTGCAAGTCTCCTTCTTGATGCAGTAAAGGTACGCGGCACCATTTTGATTATTGCCGCTTACGCAAAGCCTGCCACTTTGCCGCTTATTAAAGGCATGTTTAAAGAGACAAACATTCAGTTCACAAGGGTTTACCGCAAAAAAGATTTTGCTATTGCAGCAAAGATTGTAGCGGAAGATCCCGGGTTTGAAAAAATCATCACTCATGTTCTTCCGGTAAGCGAGGCACAAAAAGGATTTGACCTTGTTACCACTAAGGGCAGCGGCGCGATTAAAGTAATGTTTTGTTTTGACTAA
- a CDS encoding sugar kinase, whose product MNKKILTSGEPMGLFIAEEEALLEDVRHFSTSVAGAEFNVAVGLTRLGHTVGYLTKLGRDPFGRQIIKVMNQNGIDTSLTVTSDDHATGFMLKSKTVHGDPDIYYYRKNSAASTICPDDVKGLDLKKWDAIHLTGILPAISESAHQTTLCLMKKAKEAGIPIFFDPNLREQLWKDRETMVQSINHLASMADYVMPGENEGKILCGSDDPAKIGDFYLQNGAKTVIVKTGSDGAWAITKEQKLHVPAYIPKKIVDTVGAGDGFAAGVISAVLEGLPLEKAILRGNAIGVIQIMNVSDNEGLPTREELSRFMTENQPKSF is encoded by the coding sequence ATGAACAAAAAAATTCTGACTTCTGGGGAGCCAATGGGGCTCTTTATCGCCGAGGAAGAAGCGCTCCTTGAAGATGTCAGGCATTTTTCCACATCGGTCGCCGGTGCGGAATTTAACGTAGCCGTAGGTCTTACCAGATTAGGGCATACCGTTGGTTATCTTACAAAACTCGGCCGTGATCCCTTTGGTCGCCAGATTATCAAAGTTATGAATCAGAATGGTATTGATACCTCTCTGACAGTAACTTCGGACGATCATGCTACCGGATTTATGCTCAAAAGCAAGACCGTCCATGGTGATCCGGATATTTATTATTACCGCAAAAACTCAGCGGCTTCCACGATCTGTCCCGATGACGTAAAAGGGCTCGACTTAAAAAAGTGGGACGCAATTCATCTGACCGGCATCCTTCCGGCGATCTCGGAATCTGCTCATCAGACGACACTTTGCTTAATGAAAAAAGCAAAGGAAGCCGGCATCCCGATCTTTTTCGATCCGAATCTGCGTGAGCAGTTATGGAAAGACCGTGAAACAATGGTACAAAGCATCAATCATCTCGCCTCGATGGCAGACTATGTGATGCCGGGAGAGAATGAAGGAAAAATACTTTGCGGCAGTGATGACCCCGCCAAAATTGGAGATTTTTATCTTCAAAACGGTGCAAAAACAGTAATTGTCAAGACTGGCTCAGATGGAGCATGGGCAATTACAAAAGAGCAAAAGCTCCATGTTCCGGCCTATATCCCTAAAAAGATTGTGGATACAGTCGGCGCAGGAGATGGTTTTGCAGCCGGCGTCATCAGTGCTGTTTTAGAGGGACTTCCCCTCGAAAAAGCCATTCTGCGTGGCAATGCCATTGGTGTAATTCAAATCATGAACGTCAGTGACAACGAAGGACTTCCCACTCGGGAAGAACTCAGCCGTTTTATGACAGAAAATCAACCGAAAAGCTTCTGA
- a CDS encoding TRAP transporter small permease, translating to MHAFTAVKRVIDKIMEWCNIIILAIMTILVTYQVITRYFFNKPSAISEGLAQYLFVWMIMFGSAYVFGLREHLNITVIKDKLSPTPYLVVEILTNLVLLIFSWGIMIVGGYQGALKQMTTVDASLQIPMGIIYIAIPICGFVMLFYAVYNICLAVVEYHQKVAAKPAPTTGKGESDT from the coding sequence ATGCATGCTTTTACAGCGGTAAAAAGGGTCATTGACAAGATTATGGAATGGTGCAACATTATCATTCTTGCCATTATGACGATCCTTGTTACCTATCAGGTAATCACACGCTACTTTTTCAACAAGCCGAGTGCTATTTCCGAAGGACTCGCACAGTACCTTTTCGTTTGGATGATCATGTTCGGCAGTGCCTATGTTTTTGGTCTGCGTGAGCATCTGAACATCACGGTAATCAAAGACAAATTATCCCCGACGCCTTATCTAGTCGTCGAGATTCTTACCAATCTTGTTTTGCTCATTTTCTCTTGGGGCATTATGATTGTCGGCGGTTATCAGGGCGCACTCAAACAAATGACCACAGTAGATGCTTCTTTGCAAATCCCCATGGGAATCATTTACATAGCAATTCCGATCTGCGGCTTTGTAATGCTGTTTTATGCAGTCTATAACATCTGCCTCGCAGTTGTCGAATATCATCAAAAAGTTGCCGCAAAGCCGGCTCCAACCACAGGAAAGGGGGAATCTGATACATGA
- a CDS encoding bifunctional 4-hydroxy-2-oxoglutarate aldolase/2-dehydro-3-deoxy-phosphogluconate aldolase, which translates to MNIYETLQKVGIVPVVKIDTAAHAVPLAKALKNGGLPAAEITFRSEAAEASIRAISKEVPDLFLCAGTVLTPSLARQAVDAGAKVIISPGTNLETVRWCKEKNIPVIPGCATPSEVEACMREGLDLVKLFPSEVVGGVAMLKALSGPYASMRFMPTGGVKPNNVKDYLSQKNVLACGGTWIVPSDLLKAGNFEEIERLAKEAAALRDEVR; encoded by the coding sequence ATGAATATTTATGAAACTCTGCAAAAGGTGGGAATCGTCCCCGTTGTTAAAATTGATACGGCGGCTCATGCAGTCCCGCTCGCTAAAGCGCTCAAAAACGGTGGACTCCCCGCCGCAGAGATCACTTTTCGCAGCGAAGCCGCCGAAGCGTCTATCCGTGCGATCTCTAAAGAAGTTCCCGATCTGTTCCTTTGTGCCGGAACCGTCCTAACTCCCTCCCTTGCACGGCAGGCGGTGGACGCCGGCGCAAAAGTGATCATCAGCCCGGGCACAAATCTTGAAACCGTTCGCTGGTGCAAAGAAAAAAACATTCCGGTAATTCCGGGGTGTGCCACTCCTTCCGAAGTAGAAGCCTGTATGCGCGAAGGATTAGATCTTGTAAAATTATTCCCATCGGAAGTTGTAGGCGGAGTAGCAATGCTCAAAGCACTCTCCGGTCCCTATGCTTCTATGCGCTTTATGCCGACAGGCGGCGTAAAGCCTAATAATGTGAAAGACTATCTGTCCCAGAAAAACGTATTAGCCTGTGGTGGAACATGGATTGTTCCGAGCGATCTCTTAAAAGCCGGAAATTTTGAAGAGATCGAACGACTTGCAAAAGAAGCTGCAGCGCTGCGGGACGAAGTCAGATAA
- a CDS encoding LacI family DNA-binding transcriptional regulator codes for MTTDGKKVTIDHVASLAGVSKTTVSRYLNGRYDALSDETRVRIAKVIQELNYRPNRIAQSLKSRNSKMLGCLVSDISSPFSSILVKGINSVCTQVGYQLLLVDSGDDPENERCAIQNLLENQVDGLIINTTGQNDPYLLELKRQKVPLVLADRCLSAPGIIDTVATENYHITYNCISYLKQLGYEQVAFFTPGNGMIAPRILRYQGFCDALHEVFGYSGEENTYTFSLEKEADCTEKVQQFCNKYPKERIALFAVNGVTLLRVLNAVQTLKISIGANFGVCGFDNWGWADLIPPGITTITQDSRLVGEHAAQLLLERIAGKGPKDPVYEELPNKLEIRGSTVSS; via the coding sequence GTGACAACGGACGGAAAAAAAGTTACCATTGATCATGTTGCTTCGCTGGCAGGCGTTTCTAAGACGACTGTCTCCCGCTATCTTAACGGTCGGTACGATGCTTTATCTGACGAAACCAGAGTTCGGATTGCAAAGGTGATTCAAGAACTCAATTACCGTCCAAATCGAATTGCCCAAAGCTTAAAATCCCGCAATAGCAAAATGCTGGGTTGTCTCGTCAGTGATATCAGCAGCCCCTTTTCTTCTATTCTAGTAAAAGGAATCAACAGTGTCTGCACGCAAGTTGGCTATCAGCTGCTCCTTGTAGACAGCGGCGATGATCCGGAAAACGAACGCTGTGCGATTCAAAATCTTTTGGAAAATCAGGTGGATGGGTTAATTATCAACACCACCGGACAAAATGATCCCTATCTTTTGGAATTAAAACGACAAAAAGTTCCTCTCGTTCTCGCTGATCGATGCCTTTCGGCACCCGGTATCATTGATACCGTTGCGACAGAGAATTACCACATTACATATAACTGCATTTCTTATTTAAAACAGCTAGGTTATGAGCAAGTTGCCTTTTTTACTCCAGGCAACGGAATGATTGCCCCTCGAATTCTCCGTTATCAAGGATTTTGTGATGCGCTCCATGAAGTATTTGGATATTCCGGTGAGGAAAACACTTATACTTTCTCTTTGGAAAAAGAAGCAGACTGTACCGAGAAGGTTCAGCAGTTTTGCAACAAATATCCAAAAGAACGAATTGCGCTCTTTGCAGTAAACGGTGTAACGCTTTTGCGCGTTCTTAACGCTGTACAGACTTTGAAAATTTCGATTGGTGCCAATTTTGGCGTCTGCGGATTTGATAATTGGGGCTGGGCCGATTTGATTCCACCTGGGATCACCACAATTACCCAGGATTCCAGATTGGTTGGAGAACACGCCGCTCAGCTTCTTCTCGAGCGTATTGCTGGGAAAGGTCCCAAAGACCCGGTTTATGAAGAGCTTCCCAATAAACTTGAAATCCGCGGTTCCACTGTTTCTTCTTAA